The following coding sequences are from one Salvia hispanica cultivar TCC Black 2014 chromosome 3, UniMelb_Shisp_WGS_1.0, whole genome shotgun sequence window:
- the LOC125212711 gene encoding kinesin-like protein KIN-5D, protein MENSRANTQRRRSWTPSSMSRTLWSSNESPTKDFFRSNDEQKGVNVQVVARCRPLSEEESRGKASSMISCDEIKQQVIATQNTGNKQTDKVFVFDKVFGLNSKQVEVYDDIIAPAIAEVLEGYSWTIFAYGQTGTGKTYTMEGEGRKYKNGEFHENAGMIPRAVQQIFDVLERERADYSMKATFLELYNEEITDLLAPDEGKRPLVLMEDGKGAVFVRGLEEEVVCSVDEICAILEKGSSRKRTAETLVNKQSNRSHSIFTITVQIKEPDTSTTDHGSEMIRCGRLNLVDLAGSENVLRSGAREGRAREAGEINKSLLTLGRVINALADNSTHVPYRDSKLTRLLRDSLGGKTKTCIIATISPSVLCQEETLSTLDYAFRAKCIKNRPEVNQKLMKSTVIKDLYTQIDSLKQELRVSRQVNGGYGDQGDRHSSDALRKQLMELQELYLYQQQLTVDLKDKLLSTEGELTTARQSLLNLKNQCQQAEDVCRDKEAVIFNLISSGKELTKKTSELQSDLEGAVLDASTLFAKIEHKTDLEETNRQNVEKFYSHLVQQLQELDEGVSASATNQEQNWKAIQDDTRLFLTSKAKAIDELFKQIENLKELNASGVNKIDGSAEELYQNSQVALSRLSSALSDHSSCIMDLVSKNASAAAAINNGLKSNMNNLGLKLDEFVRQQEENHARSHHTSKSISSSLASFFKTLKIYTSKLTLIEEDSQTIAKQKLHAFTTKFEEYSAAEEKLLLEQMSELLANSSSRKKKMIQAAVDDVLESASSNGLKLNQEISEMQSLTVDTEEKWNVFIQTTESNYVEDSVAVEAGKCALEDGLQCCVRELAEVSKQQRLSEESLLDEIKANFVSQDSLIKNETAANEKFHGRYSSIAASFLEETGDATRNLTLCAEKVLRLDREASEKAELLSARCIVSTKQTSDSHSGQVAEISISARKWLVDDYLVDSSPSPSPRKYGFAK, encoded by the exons ATGGAAAATTCAAGAGCAAACACTCAGAGGAGAAGGAGTTGGACTCCTTCATCCATGAGTAGAACACTGTGGAGTAGCAATGAGAGCCCCACCAAGGATTTTTTTCGATCCAACGACGAACAAAAAGGGGTGAATGTGCAAGTTGTTGCGCGGTGCAG GCCTCTGTCTGAAGAGGAGAGCAGAGGAAAAGCATCATCAATGATTTCTTGTGATGAGATCAAACAACAAGTGATTGCTACTCAAAACACAGGCAACAAGCAAACAGATAAAGTGTTTGTGTTTGATaag GTGTTTGGTCTGAATTCGAAGCAGGTAGAGGTTTATGATGACATCATTGCTCCGGCCATTGCTGAAGTTCTCGAAGGCTACAGCTGGACCATCTTTGCCTACGGCCAGACCGGGACGGGCAAGACCTACACCATGGAAGGCGAAGGGCGAAAATACAAG AATGGCGAGTTTCACGAAAATGCCGGTATGATCCCAAGAGCCGTGCAGCAGATATTCGACGTGTTGGAGAGGGAGAGGGCCGACTACAGCATGAAGGCGACGTTTCTTGAGCTCTACAACGAGGAGATAACGGATCTCTTGGCACCCGACGAGGGCAAGAGGCCGTTAGTACTAATGGAGGATGGGAAGGGTGCTGTCTTCGTCCGGGGGCTGGAGGAAGAGGTCGTGTGCAGCGTGGATGAGATTTGCGCGATTTTGGAAAAAGGCTCGTCTAGGAAGCGCACGGCTGAGACGCTCGTGAACAAGCAAAGCAACCGGTCCCACTCGATTTTCACCATCACGGTCCAGATCAAGGAGCCTGACACTAGCACCACTGATCATGGATCGGAGATGATCCGATGTGGCAGGTTGAACCTCGTGGACCTCGCTGGCTCGGAGAACGTGCTGCGCTCTGGTGCACGAGAG GGGAGAGCAAGGGAGGCTGGTGAGATCAACAAGAGTTTGCTCACGCTCGGGCGTGTTATCAACGCGTTGGCTGACAACTCTACGCACGTTCCATATAG GGATAGCAAGTTAACAAGGTTGTTGAGGGATTCTTTGGGAGGAAAGACGAAAACGTGCATCATCGCAACGATCTCACCATCCGTTCTCTGTCAAGAAGAAACGCTCAGCACTCTTGACTATGCGTTTCGTGCAAAATGTATCAAGAACAGACCTGAG GTGAACCAAAAGTTGATGAAATCTACAGTGATCAAAGATCTCTACACTCAGATAGATAGTCTGAAGCAAG AACTTCGTGTTTCGAGGCAAGTGAATGGTGGTTATGGTGATCAGGGTGATCGACACAGTTCAGACGCGTTGAGGAAG CAACTGATGGAGCTGCAAGAACTGTATCTTTATCAGCAACAGCTAACAGTAGATTTGAAAGATAAACTACTTAGCACTGAA GGAGAACTGACAACGGCTCGACAGTCTCTGCTTAATCTCAAAAATCAATGCCAACAAGCCGAAGACGTGTGTAGAGATAAGGAGGCAGTGATATTCAATCTCATTTCTTCTG GAAAAGAACTGACAAAGAAAACTTCCGAGCTTCAATCAGACCTTGAGGGCGCTGTGTTGGACGCGTCTACCTTGTTCGCCAAAATTG AACACAAGACAGATTTAGAAGAAACAAACAGGCAAAATGTAGAGAAGTTTTACTCTCATTTAGTTCAGCAGCTTCAGGAGCTAGACGAAGGGGTCTCGGCCTCAGCAACGAACCAAGAACAGAACTGGAAGGCGATTCAAGACGATACACGATTATTCCTAACTTCAAAAGCTAAG GCGATAGACGAGCTTTTCAAACAGATCGAAAATCTCAAGGAGCTAAACGCGTCTGGTGTCAACAAAATAGACGGTTCAGCTGAAGAACTGTATCAGAACTCTCAAGTGGCCTTAAGTAGATTGAGCTCCGCGCTTTCAGATCATTCTTCGTGCATTATGGAT CTCGTGTCTAAAAACGCATCAGCTGCTGCTGCCATTAACAACGGTCTGAAAAGCAACATGAACAATCTTGGACTGAAATTAGACGAATTCGTGAGGCAGCAGGAGGAG AATCACGCGCGTTCCCACCATACGTCCAAGTCCATTTCCAGTAGCCTTGCTAGTTTTTTCAAGACTTTGAAGATTTATACGTCCAAATTGACACTCATCGAAGAGGATTCCCAAACTATCGCCAAACAGAAGCTGCACGCCTTCACGACAAAGTTTGAG GAGTATTCTGCTGCTGAAGAAAAGCTTCTGTTGGAGCAAATGTCCGAACTTTTGGCGAATTCGAGTtctagaaagaaaaaaatg ATACAAGCAGCAGTAGACGACGTGCTAGAGAGCGCCTCAAGCAACGGACTGAAGCTGAATCAAGAAATATCGGAGATGCAAAGCCTAACCGTTGACACTGAGGAAAAGTGGAATGTTTTCATTCAGACAACAGAAAGCAACTATGTTGAAGATTCTGTTGCTGTGGAAGCCGGCAAATGCGCCCTTGAAGACGGCCTTCAATGCTG CGTGAGAGAGTTGGCAGAGGTTTCGAAACAGCAGAGATTGTCCGAAGAATCTTTGTTGGATGAGATCAAGGCG aaTTTCGTCTCTCAAGATTCTCTCATCAA GAATGAAACAGCAGCGAATGAGAAGTTCCACGGCCGATATTCATCCATTGCTGCCTCGTTTCTTGAGGAGACGGGCGATGCTACGAGGAATCTAACGTTGTGTGCTGAAA AGGTTCTCAGGCTAGACCGCGAAGCATCAGAGAAGGCTGAGCTGCTGAGTGCTCGTTGCATCGTCTCCACGAAGCAAACCAGCGACAGCCACTCAGGACAAGTGGCTGAGATTTCAATAAGTGCAAGAAAATGGCTTGTTGATGACTACTTG GTGGATtcaagtccaagtccaagtccGAGGAAATATGGTTTTGCAAAGTAG